In the genome of Mesobacillus jeotgali, the window AAAAAATCGATAATACTACCCAAAAATCATATTCATGCACCACTCTCGTCCATCCCTTTACGTTTGATCGCTCGCCCAGTTGGATACTTTTTCATTAAATATTAAAAAAATGGGGGCCAGGCGTCTCAAAGACATCCTTAAGCATTCATATTTAATAAAAATATAAGAGTGGGTGCCCTGTTTCACACTCGCAACGGCTTAATCAAATAATAAACCAACCTAAATTGATATAAGACATACAAGGAAATCGAATGCCAATCATAAAATATAAAACAACTAAACTTTCTGAAATATTATTCGGAAAATTGTATACAAAACCAGGCTGATGGGAATAATAGGTGTACGGAGGTGGAGAATTTGGGTTCGCTTTTAGCAAAAAATCAAATAGGGGAAAACTGTGTGATTTGCGAACAGACGAAAACGGCTGGCATACACCTGTATACTTCTTTCATTTGCACAGACTGTGAGAGCATCATGATCAAGACAGATACGAGTGATCCTCAATATAGATATTACGTTGAAAAATTAAGGAAAGTAACAAAACCAGGCATTTACAGTTAAAAGCTCATTTTCGGGCTTTTATTTTTTTTGCCTGGAAACAGTGTTAGAATAGATAGGTGTGAAATTTACATAATAGGTGAGAATATGGATCAATCCAATACCCCCTTGTTTTCCCGTTTGGCCTTGCATTCTGAAGGAAGACCGATATCCTTTCATGTACCGGGCCATAAGAATGGGATGGTTTTTTCTAAAAAGGGAAAAAGCTTTTTTGATGAGATTTTAAAATTGGATGCGACTGAAATAACCGGACTGGATGATCTTCATGATCCCGATGGAGTTATTTTAGAAGCTGAAGATTTACTCAAAGATTTATACAAAACTGACAAAAGCTTTTTTTTAATAAATGGTTCGACTGTCGGGAATCTTGCGATGGTCCTTGCTTCGATTAACGAAGATGACATCGTACTGGTGCAGCGCAATTCCCATAAATCCATCATGAATGCACTTAAGCTGGCTAAAGCCAGACCTGTGTTAATCAGCCCGGAGTATAACGAGGAATATGGTGTTGCAGCAGGGCTAACTGTGAAGGCCGTTGAATCGTCAATCCGACAATACCCTGGTGCAAGGGCGCTTATTTTAACGTATCCTAATTATTACGGATTAACTTATGATCTTAAAAGCATCATAGATTTGGCCCATGCTCATGTTATTCCTGTATTGGTGGATGAAGCTCATGGTGTTCATTTGATTGCCGGCGATTTTTTTCCGGAATCAGCGGTTGAACTTGGGGCCGATATCGTTGTTCAATCAGCCCATAAGTCGCTGCCGGCGATGACCATGGGAGCTTTCCTTCATTATCAGACTGGATTAGTGCCGATCAGCAAGCTGAAGTTTTATTTGCAAGCCTTGCAGTCAAGCAGTCCTTCTTATCCATTGATGGCTTCACTTGATTTGGCACGGAGCTATTTAGGGACATATAACCAGGAGGACCTGTCATATCTGAAAACAGAGCTGAAAAAATTCAGTGGAAGACTCGATAAGTTGGGATCGATTCGGGTCTTGACGGGGAATGATCCATTAAAGTTAACCATACAATCCTGGTCAGGTTTTGAGCTGCAAACAAGACTTGAAGCAAAAGGGGTTTACACAGAGCTGGCGGATCCTTACAATGTCTTGCTTGTTTTGCCACTAATAAAAAGAAACATGGGACATCGCCTGGAGGAAGCAGCTGAAAAGATTGAAGAGGTTGTCAGCACCATTCCAAATGAATTTGAAAAACCGGTGTTAACCATCAGGAATAAAGGAATTTCAACCCTGTCTGCCAGCTATAAAGAGATGGATAATCAGCCTGGTGAGTATATTCCGCTTGAGGAGTCAGCTGGAAGGGTCTGTGCGGAACAAATCATCCCTTATCCGCCGGGAATACCGCTTTGCCTGCCGGGGGAAATTGTCACCATAGAAGAAATTAATATGATTAAATCTTTAATAAACCAAGATGCTAAGATCCAGGGCGGAGAGTATTTGCATGCTGGTAAAATAAAAGTATTTAAGAGTTGGAGGATATAGATGGACAAGGGTATATTCATTACGATTGAGGGGCCTGATGGTTCCGGTAAAACAACCATCATTCAAATGCTGGCAGAGAAACTTGAAAAAGAAGGATATGCGATCGTGGCTACACGTGAACCAGGAGGAATCGATATTGCCGAGCAGATCAGGCAAGTCATCCTGGACCCAGAGAATACAGCGATGGATCCGCGCACGGAAGCCCTCTTATACGCTGCGGCCAGGAGGCAGCATCTTGCGGAAAAGGTAAAGCCTGCTCTTGAAAAAGGAAAAATTGTTTTGTGTGACCGTTTTGTTGACAGTTCACTGGCCTACCAGGGGCATGCCCGTGGTTTAGGCATTGAGGAGGTCTATTCCATCAATAAATTTGCCATTGAAAACATGATGCCAAAAATGACATTGTACTTTGATGTTGCACCAGAGATTGGGCTGGAAAGGATTAATCAGAATAAGGGCCGTGAAGTGAATCGTCTCGATATGGAAAAGCTGGAATTCCACCAAAAGGTAAGGGAAGGCTATTTGATGCTTGCAAAAAGATTCTCCGACAGGATTGTCAAAATTGATGCGTCAAGGGAATTAGAGGCTGTTTACGAACAAGCCGAAGCGAAAATTAAAGAGCTGTTTAATATATAAAATCACAAAAACAAGCCTTGTCGCTGTCAGGCTTGTTTTTATCTGGGAAAAATTCAAGTGAGCTTCTTGCGAAAAAGCGATCGGTATTTACAGATCAACTCTGAACATTTTCGAAGAAATTAAAAATCACTCAGGAGTCTGCTAATTAAACGTTTTTTAGTTAATATCTCTTGGGTATTTAGTAATAAAAACTTTTTTAGCTTGTAACCTCATAGATTTGCGAATAACAGTTTTTTGCCAGTAACTTAAAAGGTGAATTGCAAATAAAGAGCAGTTATTAACGAAAAAGCCAGACGTAATACCGTTCATCTGGAAGCCAATGGAATTTTACGTTTATATCATGTGTTGTCCCAATAATCCTGTTATAATAAGGATACAATTGTTACGGAATCAAACTTCATGTCAATAAAATAGTTCTAGGGGGAAACCGAATGAAATTAATTTTAGCAGTGGTCCAGGACCAGGATAGCAACCGTCTTTCAAATGCGCTGGTAGACCATAATTTCCGTGCAACAAAGATGGCCAGTACTGGTGGATTCCTGAAATCAGGAAATACCACTTTTATCATAGGAACAGAAGACATCAGGGTGGATAAGGCTTTAGAGGTCATCAGGGACAATTGTAAGTCACGTGACCAGCTGGTAGCCCCTGTCTCACCAATGGGAGGGAATGCGGATTCATATGTTCCTTACCCTGTCGAGGTCGAAGTTGGCGGAGCGACTGTTTTCGTCTTGCCTGTCGAGCAGTTTCATCAATTTTAACGGGGAAAGCCCGGAGGTTTAGCACTAAATGAAAATTAATCAGGATATGCGCCTTAACATAGATAAAGTTCGCCAGGATCAAAAACAGCAGCCTGGCGGCGGGATCAAGTTCAATGAACTGGTGGAAAAACAAGAACACAAATTGCAGCTTGGGCAGCTTCAGCAATTAATGAAGGAAGTTGAAACGGCTGGTGAGAGGCTTGCGCGGTCCAGGACTTTTAAGGACCTTGCCAAGTTCAAGACACTGGTGAAGCAATTTGTTAAAGAAGCAGTTAATTTCGGTATGGAGCTTAAGCA includes:
- a CDS encoding sigma factor G inhibitor Gin — protein: MICEQTKTAGIHLYTSFICTDCESIMIKTDTSDPQYRYYVEKLRKVTKPGIYS
- a CDS encoding aminotransferase class I/II-fold pyridoxal phosphate-dependent enzyme is translated as MDQSNTPLFSRLALHSEGRPISFHVPGHKNGMVFSKKGKSFFDEILKLDATEITGLDDLHDPDGVILEAEDLLKDLYKTDKSFFLINGSTVGNLAMVLASINEDDIVLVQRNSHKSIMNALKLAKARPVLISPEYNEEYGVAAGLTVKAVESSIRQYPGARALILTYPNYYGLTYDLKSIIDLAHAHVIPVLVDEAHGVHLIAGDFFPESAVELGADIVVQSAHKSLPAMTMGAFLHYQTGLVPISKLKFYLQALQSSSPSYPLMASLDLARSYLGTYNQEDLSYLKTELKKFSGRLDKLGSIRVLTGNDPLKLTIQSWSGFELQTRLEAKGVYTELADPYNVLLVLPLIKRNMGHRLEEAAEKIEEVVSTIPNEFEKPVLTIRNKGISTLSASYKEMDNQPGEYIPLEESAGRVCAEQIIPYPPGIPLCLPGEIVTIEEINMIKSLINQDAKIQGGEYLHAGKIKVFKSWRI
- the tmk gene encoding dTMP kinase produces the protein MDKGIFITIEGPDGSGKTTIIQMLAEKLEKEGYAIVATREPGGIDIAEQIRQVILDPENTAMDPRTEALLYAAARRQHLAEKVKPALEKGKIVLCDRFVDSSLAYQGHARGLGIEEVYSINKFAIENMMPKMTLYFDVAPEIGLERINQNKGREVNRLDMEKLEFHQKVREGYLMLAKRFSDRIVKIDASRELEAVYEQAEAKIKELFNI
- a CDS encoding cyclic-di-AMP receptor, with protein sequence MKLILAVVQDQDSNRLSNALVDHNFRATKMASTGGFLKSGNTTFIIGTEDIRVDKALEVIRDNCKSRDQLVAPVSPMGGNADSYVPYPVEVEVGGATVFVLPVEQFHQF
- a CDS encoding YaaR family protein, whose translation is MKINQDMRLNIDKVRQDQKQQPGGGIKFNELVEKQEHKLQLGQLQQLMKEVETAGERLARSRTFKDLAKFKTLVKQFVKEAVNFGMELKHSHSWNQFGEGRSLKLVETVDEKLVELTDELMKNKDEQIDILGKIGEVKGLLINLYT